The genomic window CCTTTAAACAGGGTTTACCGTCAGTCTTGAGTATTCAGTGTATTTTTATCAATTCTTAGTCATACATACAtatcaagagtttttttttttaacttcatcTCTCCTAAAGATGGAAAAGGGTTTCTCTCTGGCTCTTTAGGTCTGTCAGTTAAATGCACAGAATAGTAAAGGTCACTCGACTGCGAGAGTGGCTGCTTGATGGAAAAACAGATCAGCAAAAGAGCTAGAGAAAAAAAACTACGGAGGGTAGGCCCCAGCGATTTAAAAGGTTAACAACAGGTCAGCCAACACAAGCACACTCGGACGCTGAATAGATCTGCTGAGGGAATCTTCATGACTTTCATTGCTTTTTTCTGGTACATTTGATTCTTCTATGCTTGTGCATTAGAGTCATACTGCATGAAGTTAGAACATCCTCGGAATGTGGCAGATGCAACAAAGAAAGTCTCAGGGTTGAAATCGAACAAGGAGAAGGTTGTTTGGAGAGCAAAGTGAAGACAAACATTCTGtatttctcgacttgttttccaGGGGTTGGAGAGCCCCTTGGCTCAACTTCCATTCTGGGTACTCCTAAAATGGGCAAGCCGTTCCGGTCCAGCCTTTCAAACAATTAGCTATTATGTGACTGTGTGGCGAGTGGGTCTGCATCCTGTTTCTATGGCTGATTTTTCAGGCCTGGGGCCAGACAGAAGTTAGTGTTTCGTGGGTGTGCTTGAATGGTAGAGTGTTTTGTATGTGTGCCTTTTGTATACTTCTGCTTATTCATAAAAAGGCATTCAGTCATGTTGCCAAATTCTTTTCCAGTGCAAAGGGAATTACTAAAGCCACCCCCTCTTCATTTCCTGTTCACAGGTCAGTGACTTCCTGTCTGGCCGATCTCCTTTAACCCTGGCTCTGCGAGTAGGCGATCATATGATGTTTGTCCAACTGCAGTTGGCAGCACAGCACTCAGGCGGCCCACAGTTACAGCATCGGCATCTCATATCACGTGGGAGTTCAGAGGGCACGACAGGACAGTCTCATGCAGCTTCAGGCTCTGCCTCTGGGATGGCAAGGGTTTCACACAACCCTCACCCACATCACCCGCACCCACATCCTCATCATCCAAACACAGCACTCCCATCTAACCCAGCAGCCTTCCCACCTTCTCCCTCTATCCCATCTGTTCCTCCCATGTACCCCACCTCAGCCTCAGGCCACTGTAGCCCACCACCACACCCCTCTCAACTCCCTGGAAGTTTTCTTCACTCCCAACAGCCATCTTCAGCCTGTCCCACCTCTCCGAGTAGCCCTAGCCCTGCAGCTTCCTGTCCAGAGGTTAGTCACTGTTTGTCCTACATTTTCAATTCAGTTATTTTGTATAATCATAGTGATAAATCTCATTTACCAATCTGATTAGTAAGATGTTAAAACTGTACTTGCAGTTGACCACTGGCCCATGTCTTGCACAGGCCAACTGCCAAGCGAAGACATCTAGCAACTGTAACACTCCCTCGCGATCCCGCAAACCAGGCGCTATCATCGAAAGTTTTGTGAACCATGCTCCTGGAGTCTTTTCTGGGACATTTTCAGGTACAACTTCTCAACAAGTTTAATATTTGATAGGCTCAGCATACGGGAGTTTTATCTATAATAGCTATCTGTAATTTCTCTATTGTGTTTTTCTTTCCTAAGGCACTTTGCATCCCAACTGTCAGGACAGCACTGGACGTCCTAGGCGAGACATAGGCACCATCCTTCAAATCTTGAATGACCTTTTAAGTGCCACCCGGCATTACCAGGGCATGCCACCGTCGCTCACTCAGCTCCGGTACCAGACCCAGTGCAACAGCCCTAGCTCACCAACGCCGACGCCACCGCCTTCGCCTCCCCACACCCCCGGACTAAGCAGCCTGCCTACCGCAGTGCCCTCTGAGACCCAGCCCACCCTCCACCCACTGGTGCAGTGCCAGAGCCAGATTCGCATGTGCAAGCCTCCTGGTAAGTTTTACTGCATTTGCCAGAAATTATGCAGTAATGCATTTCCTAGAGCATTTACTGTAGCATCTAGCCAATATGTTCAAGATTCATATCCAAGGCAGTGGTAACATAGTTTCAGAAGGTCCAAGACAAGGGTTCAAGGATAAGAAAAGTGAAGATGTTAGAGAGGGGGAGGAAGAACGAGGCTTGTTCTTTCAGGCCCTGGTAGTCATGCTCCAGCAGCCACAGCATGTCTGGCTTTGTCTCTGTGCTGACGGTGTCCTCTTTCCTCTGAGAGGCAAAGAATGGGGGTGGACTACTCTGTTACCAAGAGGAAAGAGGCAGAGAGCCAGAGCGAGAGAGATAACGAAGCGAGATAGCACTCACAGACGTGTGGCAGGTACCCCGCTCTGTCTGGTAAAAACTGATTATCTGGGGCAGCTCGCTTCAGCGCTGAGGAGGAAATTGAACTGCTCTGTCATGAAACACCACTGTTGGAGAGTACAGAGATAATGAAGAAATATCATCCTAGCACTGTTCAAAGCACAGGCCTGTTATCAATCTAGACTAGATTAAAAGCATACCAAGCTAACGCCGCACAATATGAAAACGTATCATCAACTACTGGGGTGGAATAACTTCGGTCACTCGATTTTCACAAAGGGTAGGGAATCCTACGCGTTTTTGAGGCGATACATACTTTTCCTGTGCAATAACCTTGCTTCCGCTTACATAATGCTCCATCATTAGTCTTTATACTTCTCCCACATTGAAAGTAAATGGGCCGTCCTACTGGTTCCACTCCTGCTCGTCTGCAAAAACCATCCCAGCAGTCAGGGCCAGGGCTAGTCAATGGACACTTGTTTTCCTAGCAGCCTTTAAATAGAGATTTACGCAAGAAATATGAGCTCCAAGAGAATGCTCATTGTGTTTGAAAGTCAGCAAGAGGAGGCGGAGGGAAAATACCAAGAGTCCATTCATAAAATTGTTGTTTACATCCGGCCAGCGACTGCCCACTGATTAATTGGCGCTTCCTCTTGGACAAGATGGAAAAAGGGAAGGGTGCTTGGCTATTTTCTGAACAAAACCACCTTGCTTGTCAACAGGTTTGTGAACCCATGGTGTAGAGCAAGATTTAGTTGTGAGATCGCTAGAGCTCTTTAAGACCTATATGTTTTGgcacctggtggccaactacatgGGACAGACACCTTTCATGTCCCCTTGTCACATACTTTTAGCAGCTGTCTACTTGATGTGATTGCAGACCATGATATCCCCCTGATATCCCCACCACACTTGTTTAGACATCAATCTATGCACACTGTTCTTGGATTCTTCTAGACATTGGCTTTGACAGACTGTAGTCAGTATTTGAGGAAAAGTTGGGGGATGGAGAACTGAGGGTACAAAGATACTACGCCATTCTTGAGTCAAATTCTTGTGCTCGCTGGGGTTTCAGCCCCCTTTGCCCACTGCAGGCAAGCCCTTTGTTTGCCCTAGTGTGCTCTAATACTGCAGTAGCACACCAGCCTTGCCTTTTgtagatggagtgaaagaatgaaaGCCTGTTGGGTAAAACTTAGGGATGGCCTTTAGATTTGGTATTGCCTGGCCACTGCGCTAAATAGAGGGAGGGAAGGGGGGTGAAACGGTCTTAAAATGGGAGGGGGAGGACAGTGCAGGAATGCTTTCGCCCCTCAACGTTCTGCACTATCTGTCAGCTCAGGTTAGTTTAGTTTGGGCTGTGCAAGAGCGTCAGGGTGGAGCTGTATTTTAACAGAGTGAGAAAGAAAGAACAAGTAAGGGTGCTCAAATTCCTCCCCTCGATCATTTAATCCGACCGAAAGCAAACGCTCCCGGCTGCTGTGTACATACTGCGGCGATGTGAAATGTCAAGATCTCAGTTCTCTTTGTCCTGGCCTCCCTGGTGCTTAAACACTGCCAAGTTCTTTTCCGAACCCAAAAGAGACAGTTTTGCTCCTGTGCAGATAGCTTGATCAAGTGCCCCAGGGCTCTCACCATGTCACTACGGTGCTCAAACCTGCCCAGTTCAACCGGGGGGTTAAATAATTCATTCCCCCTCCTTGCTCACTGCCAACAAGCATGTAAGAAACCCCCCAGGCCGACTATCCTTAGCTGCTCATCAGGCGGGGGCCGTGGCAAGCCATATCCGATGCCTTTTATTGCTCCTAGTATGCAAATTGTGGTCATTTGAGACCACAGCTCCCTGCAGGGTCATTGATGCCATCGTATCAGAAAAGCAATGGAGATGTCAGGCTTTGACCGCTCCCCTGGTTTAGTTCTTGCTAGGGGTGCAGATGGCTGAACACAATGCCTGTCCTGTGCTGTGCACCCACTCCGAGCTCCTCCCAACCCAGAGGCAACACTGGCGCCTATCCCAGCTCTTTGGGAGTTAGCTACAGCTGGCTTATAGAACAGGAGCACCTACTGATCACAGAATACATCTAAACAGGAGAACTGCAGAGGCTTGAGAACTATAAAAGTGTGTTTTGTTGGGGAGCAAAGCTAGTCACTAAAGCTAATTAGAAGATCCTGAAGggtttactattattattattaagaatattaaattaatataatttttgtattattattttaatatcaagACTTTTTTTACAGTTCTTAATAAAATATATCGGAATGCATTTTAATACTACAATTAACACCATGCTCATCATAGAGAAGGTGTATTTAACTTATTGTAGGTGTGAATTgcattttagatatatttttagtAAATTAATTGATGTGGATGAAAAATAAGTATTAGATGCCAAAGTTTGAAGTCTGACATTCTGTGACATACTTTTGTGTGACTTCCTCCTCCACTGCCAAGACATCTCCCCTTGATGCAGAATGATTGCAGCACCCAGACTCGAAAAGATCACAGGACTTATCaaggcaaacaaacaaacaagtcaAAGACAAGTGTTAATTAAGCTGATCTTTAATGGATCAATGACAAAAGGGAAGCTTGCAGAGACTGCCTGATCACTGTAGTGTGGGCTGACACATTGGGTTGGGCTTAATGTTTACCCAAAACCCTGCTCAACTGACCTAATACCTGCAGACAGGCCAACAGCCTTATCGATTGGGTAAAAATCCTCCCTCCattgcactctctctctctctctctctctctctctctctctctctctctctcctcattCTTAATCCTCCTCCTTTCCATTTTCCCCCTCACGTGGCCATCAGCACTTGGTCTGAATCTTTCTCCCTCTATGCGGGGATCAATACATTCTCATACATCAGCTCGTTCCTCTCAAAAAGCACGTGAGTGCAACATCCCAGCTTTTGTTCACCAGTACGCTGCTACTTTTTAGATTCCAGAGGGATTTTTTGTGTGTAATCTCTTCCACCCTCTGTGGCTTGTTCTCATTtgcctctttctctctttttctgtGTTCCTCCTAGGCCTCCGTCACGAGGCTGTATTGAGGAGGAGGGGCGTGGGTGGATGCGGGTGCTGGGGGAGGGGGTTAGAAAGGAAGGCCAGGTGTATATCTCATGTGCAGGCCTGAACAGCTGTGCGGCAGGAGGCGGGGCTGGGGTTGTTTTGTCCTTTCCTCCCCCCGCTCCTTTCCCCTGAGGCTCGGGCAGCTCGTCACAAGCCTTTTTTGCCCCAACCCCCCTAATTTGAGCCGCAGGCCTGAGAATGTCGAGTGCGCGGTGAGGACACTGCAGCACACACGGCTCACTCTGAGACAATGCATCATTGGCGTAGGGGCGAAGGAGGATGAGGGGAGGAAGGGAAGGGTAGAGAGGGCGAATGCAGGGGGGAGGGGCTTTTTCTGTCCATGATGTTCACTTGCTATCGTCGCTGGCAGCAAAATAACTCTCTGTTCTTGTCCACCCACCCCCCGCATGTGTCCAAACCTTAGCACAGGGAGGGGTCTTGGAAGCAAGGAACAGAGAAGGGAGAGCTTTTGCACTGCTTCTTCTGCCTTTGTTCCTGGTGTATCCCAGCCCCCCGCCACAGCCGTTCACTCTTTTTGCACTCACGATAACCCAGGCGGATCTGTTGGGATGGCTTTAGGCCGGCCAGCCACGCTATAGCCTAATAATAACCTCTAAACGGGTGCATTGAGTCTCCCCCTCAGGCTGCCACGTTTATCCTGATAATGATGCGGGGGTTCAGGTTAAGTTCGGTTTTCCTTGCAGCACAGCCTGCAAGCTGTGCCAAACTAGTGCTGATGTGTTTTTACAGTGTCCGCGAATCTGTTTGGAAGGGCAACCTTGTGGGAAAGGACATTGGCAGGGGCCACAGATTCTCACAAAGAACAAAAAGGAACTTGGCTTAGTAGCCAAGGGTCTGCCTTAATGTCTTTGAGACCATTGTGAGCTTCATACAATACCTTGACAGTGGCACGCCGTGCCCAGTGCCGTTAATGAGCTCCTCTGCTCTTTTTCTCCCAGATTTCTGTAGTTCAGTCCCTTGGGGCACTGCAGCCTTATGTAGCAAGGTTTTTTTTCCACCAGAAAAGCTGACAGGCTGCAAGGTGAGGTGGCTGCCCTACTTTTGAGGCCTAGAGTTGCAGAGAGACTCTTTGAGAGGGCAGATGAAGGAGAAGAGCATCCGAATGGCGTATCTGTTGAGCTTGTGCAGTCGAACAAAGACCTTCATAACCCATAAAGTCCTATTAGACCAGAACCTctctaatcatgctaaaatgccAGAGCGAGCCCCAAATCTCATTTGTCTAACCAGGTTAGGAAGGAACTGTTTGGCAGATCTCTGCTGTTGATGTTTGTACAGCCTGTTCTTTCTCTAGGAATATCCGAATGATTAAAACTACCACTTACATTTATAGCGCAAATCCTTCCTAGACGGCTCAAACCCGCCCACCATGGAAAGGTATTAAGTAAAGGGGGAAATTGAGCCCACACGAAATCCCGATTTCATTTTGATATGGAGAGGTGGATGAAATTGATTAGCAAACGAGAATATGCATCTGGTCTCTTTTTCTATTGCATTCTGGGTGGAATTCCAGAgcatgtctttctctctctctctctctctctctctctctctctctctctctctctctctctccctccttgTCTGTCTTTCTCTCCAGAGGCATTGGGGAGGGGTGAACTGTGTGTGCGTATGGGAGTGGGGGTCTTGGTATTGGGGGGTTGGGTGGGTGTTTACTCGTTCAATGAGCTCAGGCCAGGAAAAGAAAGGGGGAAAAAAGGGCCTGACTTACTTCGCTTACAATTTCCATTCGCTTGCATTTTCTATTGAAAGCCAATAGCAGTGTCCTCGCCTGGAGATGGATTGCTGCGCTAGAGCTAAGGTTTAATCAATAGGTCTTTTTAATTTGCCATCGATCCATGTTAAAAGCTACTGCTGCTgttgctgtgtgtgtgtatgtgtggcgAAGCACACGCGATGAAAGATAGTCTATGCTCGGGATTATTGACATTCTAGCCGgctatttcattatttaattctGGGATAGTTCCTAATGGAGCTGGCTAATAGATTGTGGTTTCTTTTTCTCCTCCATTCTcttgaatatatttataaatgaaagGTTTAGGGTTGAGCTGTGGAGTGGAAAACCCCCTCATGTTTTTTCCCCTTAATTGGCGCATTAGCTGCTAAAACCCGAGCATTGTTTATGAGATTAGAAAGTTCAAGGTATTTGCTTCCTGTTAAAGAAACAACCAAGTCAAGATCGTATCGCTTGGGAATGTGCGTGCATGCACGCGTGGGCGTTGGTCTCCTCACAGGAGTGTGGGTTCCTTTGTGAGAATGCACTTCTCTCTTTAGGTATCTCAAGGGCACGCCTGCCAAGACATTTTGAACTGTTTCGGATAAGGGAAGAGAGGACTTGTTGCCACATACTGGGATGTTCTCTTCTGAAATGAGACAGCAGTGGAAAGTGCTTATTTCTGTACAGATTTAAAGAGAGCGAGAGCAATGGGGCGGGGGTAATCGCAGCATGCCTTTTTAAGAACATCAGCATCACCACTCAGACTTGAGTTTATTTATCCA from Garra rufa chromosome 7, GarRuf1.0, whole genome shotgun sequence includes these protein-coding regions:
- the midn gene encoding midnolin isoform X1: MPKLGNPVEDSETLSRNFEVFATIIGYRMDQHPSARSCSSRGAAPSCESVSGEPPMNLYIHSTTGTRFELSLPAEETVEGLKRRLSQRLKVPKERLALLHKETRLSSGKLQDLGITDGSKLTLVPTVEAGLMSQASRPEQSVMQALESLTETQVSDFLSGRSPLTLALRVGDHMMFVQLQLAAQHSGGPQLQHRHLISRGSSEGTTGQSHAASGSASGMARVSHNPHPHHPHPHPHHPNTALPSNPAAFPPSPSIPSVPPMYPTSASGHCSPPPHPSQLPGSFLHSQQPSSACPTSPSSPSPAASCPELTTGPCLAQANCQAKTSSNCNTPSRSRKPGAIIESFVNHAPGVFSGTFSGTLHPNCQDSTGRPRRDIGTILQILNDLLSATRHYQGMPPSLTQLRYQTQCNSPSSPTPTPPPSPPHTPGLSSLPTAVPSETQPTLHPLVQCQSQIRMCKPPGDRLRQTENRATRCKVERLQLLMQQKRLRRKARRDSRAPYHWLPNRKAGRSNSNSSMSSEGSLDLDFEDSVWKPDVKADMKSEFIMA
- the midn gene encoding midnolin isoform X3; protein product: MDQHPSARSCSSRGAAPSCESVSGEPPMNLYIHSTTGTRFELSLPAEETVEGLKRRLSQRLKVPKERLALLHKETRLSSGKLQDLGITDGSKLTLVPTVEAGLMSQASRPEQSVMQALESLTETQVSDFLSGRSPLTLALRVGDHMMFVQLQLAAQHSGGPQLQHRHLISRGSSEGTTGQSHAASGSASGMARVSHNPHPHHPHPHPHHPNTALPSNPAAFPPSPSIPSVPPMYPTSASGHCSPPPHPSQLPGSFLHSQQPSSACPTSPSSPSPAASCPELTTGPCLAQANCQAKTSSNCNTPSRSRKPGAIIESFVNHAPGVFSGTFSGTLHPNCQDSTGRPRRDIGTILQILNDLLSATRHYQGMPPSLTQLRYQTQCNSPSSPTPTPPPSPPHTPGLSSLPTAVPSETQPTLHPLVQCQSQIRMCKPPGDRLRQTENRATRCKVERLQLLMQQKRLRRKARRDSRAPYHWLPNRKAGRSNSNSSMSSEGSLDLDFEDSVWKPDVKADMKSEFIMA
- the midn gene encoding midnolin isoform X2, whose translation is MPKLGNPVEDSETLSRNFEVFATIIGYRMDQHPSARSCSSRGAAPSCESVSGEPPMNLYIHSTTGTRFELSLPAEETVEGLKRRLSQRLKVPKERLALLHKETRLSSGKLQDLGITDGSKLTLVPTVEAGLMSQASRPEQSVMQALESLTETQVSDFLSGRSPLTLALRVGDHMMFVQLQLAAQHSGGPQLQHRHLISRGSSEGTTGQSHAASGSASGMARVSHNPHPHHPHPHPHHPNTALPSNPAAFPPSPSIPSVPPMYPTSASGHCSPPPHPSQLPGSFLHSQQPSSACPTSPSSPSPAASCPEANCQAKTSSNCNTPSRSRKPGAIIESFVNHAPGVFSGTFSGTLHPNCQDSTGRPRRDIGTILQILNDLLSATRHYQGMPPSLTQLRYQTQCNSPSSPTPTPPPSPPHTPGLSSLPTAVPSETQPTLHPLVQCQSQIRMCKPPGDRLRQTENRATRCKVERLQLLMQQKRLRRKARRDSRAPYHWLPNRKAGRSNSNSSMSSEGSLDLDFEDSVWKPDVKADMKSEFIMA